Proteins found in one Takifugu rubripes chromosome 17, fTakRub1.2, whole genome shotgun sequence genomic segment:
- the LOC115253294 gene encoding cysteine-rich protein 1, which produces MVDYCPICGKPVYFAERKRSLGRDYHPLCLKCQKCSRQLTAGQHAEHDEKPYCSHCYLMRFGARRNR; this is translated from the exons ATGGTAGACTACTGTCCAATCTGTGGGAAGCCTGTTTACTTCG CTGAGCGGAAGAGGTCCTTAGGGAGAGACTACCACCCTCTGTGTCTGAAGTGTCAGAAGTGCAGCCGACAGCTCACAGCTGGACAGCATgctgag CACGATGAGAAGCCGTACTGCTCACACTGCTACCTGATGAGATTTGGTGCACGAC GTAACAGGTGA